The proteins below are encoded in one region of Clostridium fermenticellae:
- the coaD gene encoding pantetheine-phosphate adenylyltransferase yields MKIAVYPGSFDPITNGHLDIIKRACKVFDKVIIGVLVNPNKAGLFTIDERVELITKVVKNIPNVEVESFSGLLINFMKKKESKIIIKGLRAVSDFEYELQMSLMNKKLDPEIETVFMMTSAINSFLSSSAVKQVAIFDGCIKDLVPDEIIPCIFKKIKEL; encoded by the coding sequence ATGAAAATAGCGGTTTATCCGGGTAGTTTTGATCCTATAACGAATGGCCATTTGGATATAATAAAAAGGGCATGTAAAGTGTTTGACAAGGTAATTATAGGAGTACTTGTAAATCCAAATAAAGCAGGTTTGTTTACTATTGATGAAAGGGTCGAACTTATAACGAAAGTTGTTAAAAATATACCAAATGTTGAAGTTGAAAGTTTTAGTGGACTTTTGATAAATTTTATGAAGAAAAAGGAATCAAAGATAATAATAAAGGGTCTGCGCGCTGTTTCTGATTTTGAGTATGAATTGCAAATGTCACTTATGAATAAAAAACTGGATCCCGAAATAGAAACTGTATTTATGATGACAAGTGCGATAAATTCTTTTTTGAGTTCCTCTGCTGTAAAACAAGTTGCAATATTTGATGGATGTATTAAAGATTTAGTGCCGGATGAAATTATACCTTGTATATTTAAAAAAATAAAAGAACTTTAG
- a CDS encoding ATPase — MDVIKLLEYLHEILETSAKVPMTGKVILDKNETLEIVEKIINYLPDELKKAQWIVEEKERILNESIQEAENLKKENLVFLRKQVENHDITKEATERADKIIESAKKNAKSITLGARDYADEILNELDREVTEKKKQLLLNLKSELQGFLVELDSSIKFKTDVIKQNIKELRDMK, encoded by the coding sequence ATGGATGTTATAAAATTATTAGAATATCTTCATGAAATTTTAGAGACATCTGCTAAGGTTCCTATGACAGGAAAAGTAATATTAGATAAAAATGAAACTTTAGAAATAGTTGAAAAAATTATAAATTATCTTCCTGATGAATTGAAAAAGGCTCAATGGATAGTTGAGGAAAAAGAAAGAATATTAAATGAGTCTATTCAAGAAGCGGAAAATTTAAAAAAGGAAAACTTAGTGTTTTTGAGAAAACAAGTTGAAAATCATGATATAACTAAAGAAGCTACAGAAAGAGCAGATAAGATAATAGAATCTGCTAAAAAGAATGCAAAATCTATTACTTTAGGGGCAAGGGATTATGCCGACGAAATATTAAATGAATTGGATAGAGAGGTAACTGAAAAAAAGAAGCAGTTACTTTTAAATTTGAAAAGTGAACTGCAGGGTTTTTTAGTTGAACTTGATTCAAGTATAAAATTCAAAACTGATGTAATAAAACAAAATATAAAAGAATTAAGAGATATGAAATAA
- the ylbJ gene encoding sporulation integral membrane protein YlbJ, giving the protein MLNSIFYILIFIIIVLLAILLKNKNIVITIIFSLIIIQIIITPKLCIDGVISGASLFFYKVFPSLFSFLIVCNIIMAYDGVHIYSKLLGKFICKPLKLPINCSFVLIVSVLCGYPLGAKYACQLYENKIINTKTCERLINIASNGSPLFILGSVGISMLKNDSIGYILLLSNILSCIAMAFIVPSDGVVLKDTFLHPHNVKSQQNIGNVLKSSVESSIKNCLSIGGFVTLFSVANNIIKNNILFHILSNTINNITKIPLDAIQGFILGIIEMTNGCNLISETSLSLLYKIAIISFLFTFSGLSIISQVYSFTYKFDISMKTYVFRKLIQGVICSLITIFLYKIFFYHSLPIISSFNNNADCNHYSTQNLILLIYILFLIPWILSKLRSLFHIS; this is encoded by the coding sequence ATGTTAAATTCAATATTCTACATATTAATATTTATTATAATTGTACTTTTAGCCATTTTACTAAAAAACAAAAATATAGTTATAACCATAATTTTTTCACTTATTATAATTCAAATTATAATAACTCCGAAGCTATGTATCGATGGCGTAATATCTGGGGCATCTTTATTTTTTTATAAGGTTTTTCCATCCCTTTTTTCATTTTTAATTGTATGCAATATTATAATGGCTTACGACGGAGTGCATATATATTCTAAGTTACTTGGAAAGTTTATTTGTAAACCCCTAAAACTTCCTATAAACTGCAGTTTTGTCCTTATAGTAAGTGTACTTTGCGGCTATCCACTTGGTGCAAAATATGCCTGTCAATTATATGAAAATAAGATAATAAATACGAAGACTTGCGAGAGACTTATAAACATAGCCTCAAATGGCAGCCCTTTGTTCATATTAGGCTCAGTTGGCATATCAATGTTAAAAAATGACTCAATAGGTTATATACTGCTTCTATCAAATATACTCTCGTGTATAGCTATGGCTTTCATAGTTCCTTCAGATGGTGTTGTCTTAAAGGATACGTTCTTACATCCTCATAATGTAAAATCGCAGCAAAACATTGGAAATGTGCTAAAATCAAGTGTAGAAAGTTCCATAAAGAACTGTTTATCAATAGGAGGATTTGTGACTTTATTCTCTGTAGCAAACAATATAATTAAAAACAATATATTATTTCATATATTATCAAATACTATTAACAATATAACAAAAATACCATTAGATGCAATTCAGGGCTTTATACTTGGAATAATAGAAATGACCAATGGCTGCAATTTAATTTCAGAGACCAGTCTGTCGCTGTTATATAAAATAGCAATTATAAGTTTTTTATTTACCTTCAGTGGCTTATCCATAATTTCACAGGTATATTCATTCACCTATAAGTTCGATATATCTATGAAGACATATGTTTTTAGAAAACTTATTCAGGGTGTTATATGCTCCTTAATAACCATATTTTTATATAAGATATTCTTCTATCACAGTTTGCCTATTATAAGTAGTTTCAATAATAACGCCGACTGCAACCATTATAGTACACAAAATCTTATATTACTTATATATATACTGTTTTTAATCCCATGGATATTAAGTAAACTAAGATCCTTATTTCATATCTCTTAA
- a CDS encoding nucleotidyltransferase: MNVTGIIVEFNPPHKGHIYHIKKTREICKSDGIVAIMSGNFVQRGEPALIDKWNRTEMALKNGVDLVLELPVVYSLSSAEFFAYGALSLLDSIGTINNICFGSELGKIEPLISIAKILSFENNEYKILLKHKLSLGLSYPGARNKALIEFLNNHNTEYPELNNINLDNLLQASNNILGIEYCKNILKLKSSIKPFTIKRIGEGYNSTSLNQDISSATAIRNYIKNFSSLGGLKKFLPDNVYYSLENLKKNQYEFVFSNSILKYIKYKYFLDGTNYIKNIPDVSEGIENRIFKFLNEATSLKDLIDKSKTKRYTYTRISRILCQFFIGFEKWNTDFIRKSKCSYARVLGFNKTGLKILKEMKSNSAVPIYTKLPNNINDSLAIDVQSTKVYSLINKNINAASDYLISPIKYI, from the coding sequence ATGAATGTTACTGGAATTATCGTAGAATTTAATCCTCCTCACAAAGGTCATATTTATCATATAAAAAAAACGAGAGAAATATGTAAATCAGATGGCATAGTAGCTATCATGAGTGGCAACTTTGTTCAGAGAGGCGAACCAGCTTTAATAGATAAATGGAATAGAACAGAAATGGCTTTAAAAAATGGTGTTGATCTAGTTCTTGAACTTCCCGTTGTATACAGTCTATCATCCGCTGAATTTTTTGCATATGGCGCTTTAAGCCTTTTAGACAGTATCGGTACAATAAACAATATATGTTTCGGAAGCGAGCTTGGAAAAATTGAGCCACTAATTTCTATAGCCAAAATTTTATCTTTTGAAAATAATGAATATAAAATATTATTAAAACATAAATTATCACTTGGTCTGTCTTATCCAGGTGCAAGAAATAAAGCTCTTATTGAATTTTTAAATAACCACAATACTGAGTACCCTGAGCTTAACAATATTAATCTAGACAACTTATTGCAAGCATCAAATAACATACTTGGTATAGAATACTGTAAAAATATATTAAAATTAAAAAGCAGTATAAAACCATTTACAATAAAAAGAATAGGTGAAGGCTATAACAGCACATCTTTGAATCAAGATATTTCAAGTGCAACCGCAATAAGGAATTATATTAAAAATTTTTCTTCATTAGGTGGATTAAAAAAATTTTTGCCTGATAATGTATACTATTCTTTGGAAAATCTGAAAAAAAATCAATATGAATTTGTTTTTAGTAATTCAATTTTAAAATATATAAAATATAAATATTTTTTGGATGGCACAAATTATATAAAAAATATTCCCGATGTATCAGAAGGAATTGAAAACAGGATATTTAAATTTTTAAATGAAGCAACTAGCTTAAAAGATTTGATTGACAAATCAAAAACAAAGAGATATACATATACACGTATAAGCAGAATATTGTGTCAATTTTTTATCGGTTTTGAAAAGTGGAATACCGACTTTATAAGAAAATCCAAATGTTCATATGCACGGGTTCTTGGTTTTAATAAAACCGGATTAAAAATATTAAAAGAAATGAAATCTAATTCTGCAGTGCCAATCTATACTAAACTTCCAAACAATATTAATGATTCACTTGCTATTGATGTGCAGAGCACTAAAGTCTATAGCTTAATAAACAAAAATATAAATGCTGCTTCTGATTATCTTATAAGTCCAATAAAATATATTTAA
- the pta gene encoding phosphate acetyltransferase translates to MELMNEIWKKAKADKKRIALAEGEEERNLKACSKILENELADIVLVGDKKVIADKAQKLGVNVSGAEIANPQTSERASAYAEAFYELRKKKGMTLEKAEKIVKDPLYFATMMIKLGDVDGMVSGAIHTTGDLLRPGLQIVKTAPQTSVVSSMFIMEVPNCDYGKNGMLLFADCAVNPQPSAEELASIAISTAETAKSLCGIDPKIAMLSFSTKGSASHDLVDKVTKATQIAKESRPDLSIDGELQLDAAIVKEVANLKAPQSDVAGKANVLVFPDLQAGNIGYKLVQRFAKAEAIGPICQGFAKPINDLSRGCSADDIVNVVAITAVQAQAN, encoded by the coding sequence ATGGAACTTATGAACGAAATTTGGAAAAAAGCAAAAGCAGATAAGAAAAGAATTGCTCTAGCAGAAGGAGAGGAAGAGAGAAATCTCAAAGCTTGTTCAAAAATATTAGAAAATGAATTGGCTGATATAGTTTTGGTAGGTGATAAGAAAGTAATAGCTGACAAAGCCCAAAAGTTAGGTGTGAATGTCAGTGGAGCAGAAATAGCTAATCCTCAAACTTCGGAAAGGGCTTCGGCATATGCGGAGGCATTTTATGAACTTAGAAAGAAAAAAGGAATGACTTTAGAAAAAGCAGAAAAGATAGTAAAAGATCCTCTTTATTTTGCAACAATGATGATTAAACTTGGAGATGTAGATGGAATGGTTTCTGGTGCTATACATACTACAGGTGACTTATTAAGACCGGGATTACAAATTGTAAAGACTGCACCTCAAACATCAGTAGTTTCAAGTATGTTTATCATGGAAGTGCCAAACTGTGATTATGGAAAAAATGGTATGTTGTTATTCGCAGACTGTGCTGTAAATCCTCAACCAAGTGCAGAGGAATTAGCATCAATAGCTATAAGCACTGCCGAGACAGCAAAAAGTCTTTGTGGAATAGATCCCAAAATTGCTATGTTATCATTTTCAACAAAAGGAAGTGCCAGTCACGATTTAGTTGATAAAGTTACTAAGGCAACTCAGATTGCTAAAGAAAGTAGGCCTGATTTGTCGATAGATGGAGAATTACAGCTTGATGCTGCTATAGTTAAGGAAGTTGCAAATTTAAAAGCTCCTCAAAGTGATGTAGCTGGAAAAGCTAATGTTTTAGTATTTCCGGATCTTCAAGCAGGAAATATTGGATATAAATTGGTTCAAAGATTTGCTAAAGCTGAAGCTATAGGACCTATATGTCAAGGTTTCGCTAAACCAATAAATGATTTATCAAGAGGTTGTAGTGCAGATGATATAGTAAATGTAGTGGCTATTACTGCAGTCCAAGCGCAGGCCAATTAG
- a CDS encoding acetate kinase, which translates to MKILVINCGSSSLKYQLINMEDESVLAKGLVERIGIEGSVLTHKVNGEKVKIEQPMEDHKIAIKLVLDALIDEKHGVIKDMSEISAVGHRVVHGGEKYAESVLIDDNVMKAIEDCVDLAPLHNPPNIIGINACKELMPDTPMVAVFDTAFHQTMPNYAYMYALPYDLYEKYGIRKYGFHGTSHRFVSKEAARMLGKDLRDLKIITCHLGNGASLCAIKDGKSIDTTMGFTPLAGLVMGTRCGDIDPAVVTFLMNKLNMSAAEIDKLINKESGVLGLSGLSSDFRDLGEAQENGNERAKLALDVYYYRVISYIGQYVAALNGVDCIVFTAGLGENAADGRERICKGLKYLGIEIDDANNSSARGKAMEISTSASKVKVLAIPTNEELMIARDTRAIVEK; encoded by the coding sequence ATGAAAATATTAGTAATCAACTGCGGAAGTTCATCTTTGAAATATCAATTGATAAATATGGAAGATGAAAGCGTATTAGCAAAGGGACTTGTAGAGAGAATAGGAATTGAAGGTTCTGTTTTAACACACAAGGTAAATGGAGAAAAGGTTAAGATCGAGCAGCCAATGGAAGATCACAAAATAGCAATCAAATTGGTTCTGGATGCACTTATCGATGAAAAACATGGAGTAATTAAAGATATGTCTGAAATATCAGCAGTAGGACATAGAGTTGTACATGGAGGAGAAAAATACGCAGAATCTGTTTTAATAGATGATAATGTTATGAAAGCAATTGAAGATTGTGTAGATTTAGCACCTCTTCATAATCCACCTAACATAATAGGAATAAATGCATGTAAAGAACTTATGCCGGATACACCTATGGTTGCTGTTTTCGACACTGCATTTCATCAAACTATGCCGAATTATGCTTATATGTATGCATTACCATATGACTTATATGAAAAGTATGGTATAAGAAAATATGGATTCCATGGAACTTCTCATAGGTTTGTATCAAAAGAAGCTGCTAGAATGCTGGGAAAAGATTTAAGAGATCTAAAGATTATTACATGTCATTTGGGAAATGGTGCAAGTCTTTGTGCAATTAAAGATGGAAAGTCTATAGATACTACAATGGGATTTACCCCACTTGCAGGACTTGTTATGGGAACTAGATGTGGAGATATAGATCCTGCTGTTGTGACCTTCCTTATGAATAAATTGAATATGTCAGCAGCAGAAATTGATAAATTAATAAATAAAGAATCAGGTGTATTAGGACTTTCGGGATTAAGCAGTGATTTTAGAGATTTGGGAGAGGCTCAGGAAAATGGAAATGAGAGAGCCAAACTTGCGTTAGATGTTTATTACTATAGAGTAATAAGTTACATAGGACAATATGTTGCTGCTTTAAATGGAGTTGATTGTATTGTATTTACTGCTGGTCTTGGAGAAAATGCAGCAGATGGAAGAGAAAGAATTTGCAAGGGATTAAAATATTTAGGAATAGAAATAGATGATGCCAATAATTCCTCTGCAAGAGGAAAAGCTATGGAAATAAGTACATCAGCTTCTAAGGTTAAAGTACTTGCTATACCAACAAATGAAGAACTTATGATAGCAAGGGATACAAGGGCTATCGTGGAAAAATAA
- a CDS encoding YceD family protein translates to MKLCVSDLLEKEVFEKELHVNVEKDSLNDGSEDIKLLEPIKLDGILSKAGDIIELNGAVHTVLELTCSRCLEKFSYIVDIPIKERFENAEKDNKDDDIIFISDNAIDIIEVLENNIILMLPIKRLCKKDCKGLCQHCGTNLNYFTCNCKDDDIDPRLAKLKEMFSTD, encoded by the coding sequence ATGAAATTATGTGTATCAGATTTATTAGAAAAAGAAGTGTTTGAAAAAGAGCTCCATGTTAATGTGGAAAAAGATAGCCTCAATGATGGAAGCGAAGATATCAAATTGCTTGAACCAATTAAATTAGATGGGATTTTAAGTAAAGCAGGAGATATCATTGAATTAAATGGTGCGGTACATACTGTTTTAGAACTCACTTGTTCAAGATGCTTAGAAAAGTTTAGTTATATCGTAGATATTCCTATTAAAGAAAGATTTGAAAACGCTGAAAAGGACAATAAAGATGATGATATTATTTTTATAAGTGATAATGCAATAGATATCATAGAAGTATTAGAAAATAATATAATATTGATGCTGCCAATTAAAAGATTATGTAAGAAAGATTGTAAAGGGTTATGTCAGCATTGTGGGACTAATTTAAATTATTTCACATGTAATTGTAAAGATGATGATATAGATCCTAGATTGGCAAAACTGAAAGAGATGTTTTCGACTGATTAA
- the rpmF gene encoding 50S ribosomal protein L32, with amino-acid sequence MGNPARKFSKGRRDSRRAQTFKASLPGIVECPQCHEMKLAHRVCKNCGYYNGKEVVSTEK; translated from the coding sequence GTGGGAAATCCAGCAAGAAAATTTTCAAAAGGAAGAAGAGATTCAAGAAGAGCTCAGACTTTTAAAGCGAGTTTACCAGGAATAGTTGAATGTCCTCAATGTCATGAGATGAAACTTGCACATAGAGTATGTAAGAATTGTGGATATTATAATGGCAAGGAAGTTGTTTCAACTGAGAAATAG
- the plsX gene encoding phosphate acyltransferase PlsX, producing MIIAVDGMGGDFAPKSVVEGCIMALDEFDADIVITGKEEELKRELTNYNYTRGRIQLVDAREVIDTNEAPVMAIRKKKDSSLVKAIKLVKDKKADAVVSAGSTGAFMAGSTLILGRIKGIDRVALAPILPGKNGTFMVVDAGANVDCKPQYLVQFALMGKLYVENILNIKNPSVGLVNIGVEAEKGNELTKNAYNMLKDTELNFIGNVEPRDASNGDVNILVCDGFVGNTILKMYEGVGMNLFRMIKDEILKSNRNKLGALLLKPMFKDLKKKFDYTEYGGVCFLGANGICVKAHGSSNSKAFKNAIGNAVICHQNGITGIIKKQLSEK from the coding sequence ATGATAATAGCTGTTGATGGAATGGGAGGAGATTTTGCACCTAAAAGTGTAGTTGAAGGCTGTATTATGGCCTTGGATGAATTTGATGCAGATATAGTAATTACTGGCAAGGAAGAAGAATTAAAAAGAGAACTTACTAATTATAATTATACCCGCGGTAGAATTCAGCTTGTAGATGCAAGAGAAGTTATAGATACAAATGAAGCACCTGTTATGGCTATTAGAAAGAAAAAGGATTCTAGTTTAGTTAAAGCAATTAAACTTGTCAAAGATAAAAAAGCTGATGCAGTGGTTTCAGCAGGAAGTACTGGAGCATTTATGGCAGGTTCTACTTTGATACTTGGAAGAATAAAGGGTATTGACAGAGTTGCACTAGCACCAATATTGCCCGGAAAAAATGGAACATTTATGGTAGTAGATGCAGGCGCAAATGTTGACTGTAAGCCTCAATATTTAGTTCAGTTTGCATTGATGGGAAAATTATATGTTGAAAATATATTAAATATAAAAAACCCATCTGTAGGACTTGTAAATATAGGTGTAGAAGCAGAAAAAGGTAATGAACTTACTAAAAATGCATATAATATGTTAAAGGATACAGAACTTAATTTTATAGGAAATGTTGAACCGCGAGATGCTTCAAATGGTGATGTGAATATTTTAGTGTGCGATGGTTTTGTTGGCAATACTATATTAAAGATGTATGAGGGCGTTGGCATGAATCTGTTCAGGATGATAAAAGATGAAATTTTAAAATCAAACAGAAATAAACTTGGAGCACTCCTGCTTAAGCCAATGTTCAAGGATTTAAAGAAAAAGTTTGACTATACTGAGTATGGTGGAGTGTGCTTTTTAGGAGCCAATGGTATATGTGTGAAAGCACATGGAAGTTCAAACAGCAAGGCATTTAAAAATGCGATAGGTAATGCCGTTATATGTCATCAAAATGGAATTACAGGTATTATAAAAAAACAGTTAAGTGAAAAGTAG
- the acpP gene encoding acyl carrier protein, giving the protein MIFEKVKSIIAEQLGIDEGEITMESSFVDDLGADSLDVVELIMALETEFNLEIPDEDAEKVTIVGDIVDYIKAHTEE; this is encoded by the coding sequence GTGATATTTGAAAAGGTTAAAAGTATAATAGCGGAACAGCTTGGTATTGATGAAGGAGAAATTACTATGGAATCATCATTTGTTGATGATTTAGGTGCTGATTCTTTAGATGTAGTTGAATTGATAATGGCTCTGGAAACAGAGTTTAATTTGGAAATACCTGATGAGGATGCTGAAAAAGTAACTATTGTTGGGGATATAGTTGATTACATAAAAGCTCATACAGAAGAGTAA
- the rnc gene encoding ribonuclease III — protein sequence MKRDTYVLDDLELKLGVIFSDKDILKTAVTHSSYANGNKNIKFNERLEFLGDAVLQICISEYLFLNYTNKAEGELTRKRALIVCENSLYEVAKNLGVGKYIRMSKGEELTGGRERVSILADCMEAIIAAIYIDKGIEQARVFVMSNFKNIIEKAMLNKIILDYKTKLQEIAQKNGYVDIEYNLLKYDGPPHRRKFYTQVLVNEKMLGNGTGYSKKEAEQNAARCALDNMEEEDE from the coding sequence ATGAAGAGAGATACATATGTATTAGATGATTTGGAACTAAAATTAGGAGTAATATTTAGTGATAAAGATATATTAAAAACTGCTGTCACCCATAGTTCATATGCTAACGGGAATAAAAATATAAAATTTAATGAGAGGCTTGAGTTTTTAGGAGATGCTGTTTTGCAAATTTGTATATCGGAGTATTTGTTTTTAAATTATACAAATAAAGCAGAAGGTGAGCTTACAAGAAAAAGGGCACTTATAGTGTGTGAAAATTCGCTTTATGAAGTTGCTAAAAATTTGGGCGTAGGCAAGTATATAAGAATGAGCAAAGGAGAAGAACTAACTGGTGGAAGAGAAAGAGTATCTATACTTGCGGATTGTATGGAAGCTATAATTGCTGCAATTTATATAGATAAAGGCATTGAACAGGCAAGAGTATTTGTTATGTCTAATTTTAAAAATATAATAGAGAAAGCAATGCTAAATAAGATAATTCTTGATTATAAAACAAAACTTCAAGAAATTGCCCAAAAAAATGGATATGTAGATATTGAATACAATCTATTAAAATATGACGGACCTCCTCATAGAAGAAAATTTTATACACAAGTTTTAGTGAATGAAAAAATGCTTGGTAATGGAACTGGATATAGTAAAAAAGAAGCAGAACAAAATGCAGCAAGATGCGCACTTGATAATATGGAGGAAGAAGATGAGTAA
- a CDS encoding elongator complex protein 3: protein MSKGHYIIPIFVPHEGCPHNCVFCNQNTITASAQNVQNVDAKFTRNIIEEYLKTMNHDESTIEVSFFGGTFTAIDINKQNELLEVAKYYKDGGYIDYIHLSTRPDYIDDDILKNLKKYSVDVIELGVQSLDDEVLKKSGRGHSAKDVRIASELIRQYGFCLGHQMMLGLPGDSFEKDIESIKMSIAMKPDIYRIYPALVIKDTPMEKMYNQNIYKPYELYEAVNICRVLYIMLLASNINVIRIGLQPTTEINVGGELIAGPFHPAFRELVEGRIYNECLYSKIAASNSDDVIVYINSRDISKLYADKKKFFNDTMKQIKTKNVKIIQDDSVMRGKLIFNMGKECKKVSIYKYIIKKYKEGNENIL from the coding sequence ATGAGTAAAGGTCATTATATAATACCGATTTTTGTTCCTCATGAAGGGTGTCCTCATAATTGTGTATTTTGCAATCAAAATACAATTACAGCGAGTGCACAAAATGTACAAAATGTAGATGCAAAATTCACAAGAAATATTATAGAAGAGTACCTAAAGACTATGAATCATGATGAGTCTACTATAGAGGTATCATTTTTTGGTGGTACTTTTACAGCAATAGATATTAATAAGCAGAATGAATTGCTTGAAGTGGCGAAGTATTATAAAGATGGAGGATATATAGATTATATACATCTTTCAACCAGACCAGATTATATTGATGATGATATACTCAAGAATCTAAAGAAGTATTCTGTTGATGTAATAGAACTTGGAGTTCAATCTTTAGATGATGAAGTTCTTAAAAAATCCGGAAGGGGACATTCTGCTAAGGATGTGAGAATAGCTTCTGAACTTATAAGACAGTATGGATTTTGTCTGGGACATCAGATGATGCTTGGACTTCCAGGAGATAGTTTTGAAAAGGATATTGAGAGTATCAAAATGTCTATAGCTATGAAACCAGACATATATAGGATATATCCAGCTTTGGTTATAAAAGATACTCCCATGGAAAAAATGTATAATCAAAACATCTATAAGCCATATGAGTTGTATGAAGCTGTAAATATATGCAGGGTATTATATATTATGCTTCTTGCAAGTAATATAAATGTCATAAGAATAGGACTTCAGCCAACAACAGAAATAAATGTTGGAGGTGAACTTATTGCAGGACCTTTTCATCCTGCCTTTAGAGAGCTGGTTGAGGGAAGGATATATAATGAGTGCTTATATAGTAAAATTGCAGCGAGTAATAGTGATGATGTTATTGTTTATATAAACAGCAGGGATATCTCAAAATTATATGCAGATAAAAAGAAATTTTTTAATGACACTATGAAACAAATAAAAACAAAAAATGTTAAGATTATACAGGATGATTCTGTTATGCGTGGTAAATTGATTTTTAATATGGGAAAAGAGTGCAAAAAGGTGTCAATATATAAGTATATTATAAAAAAGTATAAAGAAGGAAATGAAAACATTTTATAG
- a CDS encoding stage V sporulation protein S, producing the protein MEVLKVSAQSQPKSVAGALAAVLRDNISAEVQAVGAGAVNQAVKAIAITRGFVAPNGIDLVVVPAFSEISIDGEERTAIKFIVEPR; encoded by the coding sequence ATGGAAGTATTAAAAGTATCAGCTCAATCACAGCCAAAATCTGTAGCAGGAGCATTAGCAGCAGTGCTTAGAGATAATATATCCGCAGAGGTTCAAGCAGTTGGAGCAGGAGCAGTTAATCAAGCTGTAAAAGCCATTGCAATTACAAGAGGGTTTGTAGCCCCAAATGGGATTGATTTAGTAGTAGTTCCGGCTTTTTCTGAAATAAGCATAGATGGGGAAGAGAGGACTGCCATAAAGTTTATCGTGGAACCAAGATAA